Proteins encoded together in one Impatiens glandulifera chromosome 1, dImpGla2.1, whole genome shotgun sequence window:
- the LOC124910194 gene encoding jasmonate-induced oxygenase 1-like, translating into MTLNLQTWPEPIVRVQSLSESGIFKIPETYIKPPSQRPSLNQSKPSISPDSTQINIPVIDISGLFSAEASRHADTLDLIGSACRDWGFFQAVNHGVPVEMLRHTRETWREFFHLRMEEKQVYANSPVTYEGYGSRLGIEKGAKLDWGDYFFLNCFPESVRDMEKWPRDPVFCNRKELTAEYSQEMVKLGGRLMRALSLILGLRENHLQDAFGGEDFTACLRANFYPKCPQPDLTLGLSSHSDPGGMTFLYPDENVPGLQVRQGEMWVTVETVPNAIIVNIGDQIQVLSNGKMKSVDHRVMVNSEKERVSMAYFYNPKGDIFIEPIKEFLAKEKLKPLYPRMTYNEYRLFIRMNGPRGKSQVESHKSPN; encoded by the exons ATGACTCTAAACTTGCAGACATGGCCTGAGCCAATCGTGAGAGTTCAATCCTTATCAGAGAGTGGCATCTTCAAAATCCCTGAAACTTACATCAAACCCCCATCTCAAAGGCCATCTCTTAATCAATCTAAGCCCTCGATCTCGCCGGATTCAACTCAAATCAACATTCCAGTCATCGATATCTCCGGATTGTTCTCGGCTGAAGCCAGCCGCCATGCAGACACTCTGGATCTCATCGGTTCAGCTTGTCGGGACTGGGGATTCTTCCAAGCTGTTAACCATGGCGTGCCGGTGGAGATGCTTAGGCATACTAGGGAGACTTGGCGTGAGTTTTTTCACCTGAGAATGGAAGAAAAACAGGTATATGCTAATTCTCCTGTGACTTATGAGGGATATGGAAGCAGGCTTGGAATTGAAAAAGGGGCCAAATTGGATTGGggtgattatttttttcttaattgttTCCCTGAAAGTGTTAGGGACATGGAAAAATGGCCTCGAGATCCTGTTTTCTGCa ATAGAAA GGAATTGACTGCTGAATATAGTCAAGAAATGGTTAAATTAGGGGGGAGATTAATGAGGGCTTTGTCATTAATCCTTGGGTTAAGAGAAAACCATTTGCAAGATGCCTTTGGTGGAGAAGATTTCACTGCTTGCTTAAGGGCTAATTTTTATCCAAAGTGTCCTCAACCAGACCTAACTCTCGGACTCTCCTCTCATTCTGATCCAGGCGGAATGACTTTTCTTTATCCCGATGAAAATGTCCCTggccttcaagttcgtcaagGTGAAATGTGGGTCACCGTAGAAACTGTCCCAAACGCAATTATTGTCAACATTGGGGATCAGATTCAG GTGCTAAGCAATGGGAAAATGAAGAGTGTGGATCATAGGGTGATGGTGAATTCGGAAAAGGAAAGGGTTTCTATGGCTTACTTTTACAATCCAAAGGGTGATATCTTTATTGAACCGATCAAGGAATTTCTGGCTAAGGAGAAGCTGAAGCCTCTTTACCCAAGAATGACATATAATGAGTATAGGCTATTCATTAGGATGAATGGACCTCGTGGAAAGTCTCAAGTTGAATCACATAAGTCACCCAATTAA